The following are from one region of the Paenibacillus bovis genome:
- a CDS encoding NADP-dependent oxidoreductase, producing MAEEQNEYIALASRPQGTPQMENFSFNKAELGNPEEGQLLVKTLYVSVDPYMRGRMKDAKSYAAPFQVGEPITGGSVGKVLSSKHPDYQEGDIIAGGWGWQRYAIVDGKGQRKVDPELAPITTALGVLGMTGLTAYYGTLRIGNPQPGETMVVSGAGGAVGMIAGQIGKIKGARVVGISGSDEKNRYLKEELGFDEVINYKTDQPIREALQKACPDGIDVYFENVGGDITDAVIEQLNRNARIPLCGQISLYNQENPELGPRILPALLTRTVLLKGFLVGDYADENVQALQELGQWVREGKLKYKENIVEGFDRIPEAFLGLFTGENLGKQLVKVAEE from the coding sequence ATGGCTGAAGAACAAAATGAATATATTGCACTGGCGAGTCGCCCGCAGGGTACACCTCAAATGGAGAACTTTTCGTTTAACAAGGCAGAACTGGGTAATCCGGAAGAAGGACAGCTGTTAGTGAAAACACTGTACGTCTCTGTCGATCCTTATATGCGTGGGCGGATGAAAGATGCCAAATCCTATGCGGCACCATTTCAGGTTGGAGAGCCGATTACCGGCGGGTCGGTCGGCAAGGTTCTGAGCAGCAAGCATCCTGATTACCAGGAAGGCGATATTATCGCAGGCGGCTGGGGCTGGCAGCGATATGCGATTGTAGACGGGAAAGGTCAGCGCAAAGTCGATCCGGAACTGGCTCCGATCACTACAGCGCTTGGCGTACTCGGCATGACCGGATTGACTGCGTATTACGGTACACTGCGTATCGGGAATCCGCAGCCGGGCGAGACGATGGTCGTATCCGGCGCAGGCGGTGCGGTCGGCATGATCGCCGGACAGATCGGCAAAATCAAAGGCGCACGTGTCGTGGGCATCTCCGGTTCGGATGAGAAGAACCGATATCTCAAGGAAGAACTGGGCTTTGACGAAGTGATTAACTACAAAACAGATCAGCCGATTCGCGAAGCACTGCAAAAAGCATGCCCGGACGGTATCGATGTCTATTTTGAAAATGTGGGCGGGGATATTACTGATGCTGTAATCGAGCAGCTCAACCGTAATGCGCGTATTCCACTGTGCGGACAAATCTCGCTCTATAATCAGGAGAATCCGGAGCTTGGACCACGTATTTTGCCGGCACTGCTGACCCGTACCGTACTGCTCAAAGGCTTCCTCGTAGGCGATTACGCCGATGAGAATGTACAGGCCCTGCAGGAACTGGGACAATGGGTACGTGAAGGCAAGCTCAAATACAAGGAAAATATTGTAGAAGGATTCGACCGCATTCCAGAAGCTTTCCTCGGACTGTTCACCGGCGAGAACCTGGGTAAACAGCTGGTCAAAGTAGCAGAAGAATAA
- a CDS encoding CcdC family protein gives MLQFSPSFLQIGSTVGLLVIALTAILVRSRTNHRPVNAKKILIPPLGMSTGFFMFVVPDFRVSWLWALGAFLVGWFIFSYPLIRGTRFEHNGTDVVVQRSKSFLFILIGLLLIRLLLHRFIEHYITIPQTAGVFFILAFGTLLHWRLDMFRKYRKITEAADSKPTA, from the coding sequence ATGTTACAATTCAGTCCCTCCTTTTTACAGATAGGTTCTACTGTCGGTCTGCTGGTTATTGCTCTGACCGCTATTCTTGTACGTTCCCGCACCAATCATCGACCAGTTAACGCCAAAAAGATTCTGATCCCGCCGCTTGGCATGAGTACCGGCTTTTTCATGTTTGTGGTGCCGGATTTCCGGGTGTCCTGGCTATGGGCGTTGGGTGCTTTTCTGGTGGGCTGGTTTATTTTCTCGTATCCGCTGATTCGCGGAACCCGGTTTGAGCATAACGGAACCGATGTAGTCGTACAGCGCTCCAAAAGCTTTTTGTTTATTCTGATCGGACTGCTGCTGATTCGTCTGCTGCTGCACCGTTTTATCGAGCATTACATCACCATCCCGCAGACAGCAGGTGTGTTCTTTATTCTCGCTTTTGGTACACTGCTGCACTGGCGGCTCGATATGTTCCGCAAGTATCGCAAAATTACCGAAGCTGCAGATTCCAAACCAACCGCATAA
- a CDS encoding response regulator transcription factor: MSSYQILIAEDEPALRFLLLETLEDEGYQVTEAEDGGLAREKLAGQSYDLIILDYMMPEATGIEVCEWLRGSGGINEDKPVILLTAKAQEKDRIRAEQAGVTLYISKPFSPLQLLDAVEELLSGTQRDN, translated from the coding sequence ATGTCATCATATCAGATTTTAATTGCGGAGGATGAACCTGCGCTGCGTTTTTTGCTGCTGGAGACATTGGAAGACGAAGGGTACCAGGTTACAGAAGCCGAGGATGGCGGACTGGCACGGGAGAAGCTGGCCGGGCAGTCTTATGATCTGATTATTCTTGATTATATGATGCCGGAAGCTACAGGGATCGAAGTATGTGAATGGCTGCGGGGCAGCGGTGGTATCAATGAAGATAAACCGGTCATTTTGTTGACTGCCAAAGCACAGGAGAAGGATCGGATCCGGGCAGAACAGGCCGGGGTTACCCTTTATATTTCCAAGCCATTTAGTCCGCTGCAGCTGCTGGATGCTGTGGAAGAATTGCTATCCGGTACGCAGAGGGATAACTGA